A region of Cucumis melo cultivar AY chromosome 2, USDA_Cmelo_AY_1.0, whole genome shotgun sequence DNA encodes the following proteins:
- the LOC103494163 gene encoding protein DETOXIFICATION 16-like isoform X6 produces MVEKGAGSSLNSPLLHISEDGLISSNGVIRANDRNRRRQQVAEELKRQLWLAGPLILVGLLQYSLQMISVMFVGHLGELSLSGASMATSFATVTGFSLLMGMASALDTFCGQSYGAKQYHMLGIHMQRAMFVLSLVSIPLAVIWANTGGILKLLGQDAEIAAEAGKYAICMIPTLFAYGLLQCLNRFLQTQNVVLPMMMCSATAVLLHIPICWILIYKSWTGFSVQAFENIPTYLRLAIPSACMVCLEMWSFELVVILSGLLPNPKLETSVLSISLNTAAVIWNISFGMSGVGSTRVSNELGAGHPAAAKLAGCVVMTMVAIQGMLVGTFFILIRNVWGYAFSNEQEVVEYLAKMLPIVAVSEFFSGLQCVLSGIARGCGWQKIGAYVNLGSYYLVGVPFGILLAFVFHVGGKGLWFGIMSALVVQASSLGIITIRTNWDQEAKKATERVYDAAIPSNVVS; encoded by the exons TTCTGAAGATGGGTTGATTTCTTCTAATGGGGTGATACGAGCAAATGATAGAAATCGCAGAAGGCAACAAGTAGCGGAGGAATTAAAGAGGCAGTTATGGCTAGCTGGGCCTTTAATATTAGTTGGTCTATTACAATATTCTTTGCAGATGATTTCCGTCATGTTCGTCGGTCATCTGGGCGAATTGTCTCTCTCTGGTGCTTCAATGGCCACTTCTTTCGCAACAGTCACTGGTTTCAGCCTATTG ATGGGGATGGCTAGTGCTTTGGATACATTTTGTGGTCAATCTTATGGAGCAAAGCAGTATCATATGCTGGGAATTCATATGCAGAGAGCTATGTTTGTTCTTTCACTTGTGAGCATCCCTCTTGCAGTTATTTGGGCTAACACGGGAGGGATTCTGAAATTACTTGGCCAAGATGCTGAAATTGCAGCTGAAGCTGGGAAATATGCCATTTGCATGATTCCGACTCTTTTTGCGTATGGTTTACTTCAATGTTTGAACAGATTCTTACAGACCCAAAACGTTGTTTTACCGATGATGATGTGTTCAGCCACAGCAGTTTTGCTTCACATCCCCATTTGTTGGATTCTTATATATAAA TCTTGGACAGGCTTTTCAGTGCAGGCTTTTGAAAACATCCCAACTTACCTTAGACTCGCAATTCCTTCGGCTTGCATGGTTTG CTTGGAAATGTGGTCATTTGAGTTGGTCGTTATCTTATCTGGGCTTCTACCAAATCCGAAATTAGAGACCTCAGTACTTTCAATTAG CCTTAATACAGCTGCAGTAATTTGGAATATCTCATTCGGCATGAGTGGTGTAGGAAG CACGCGAGTCTCAAACGAACTAGGAGCCGGCCATCCTGCAGCAGCGAAGCTAGCTGGGTGTGTAGTTATGACAATGGTTGCTATTCAGGGGATGCTTGTTGGAACTTTCTTCATTCTTATACGTAATGTTTGGGGCTATGCTTTTAGCAACGAACAAGAAGTGGTTGAATATTTAGCAAAGATGCTTCCTATAGTTGCAGTTTCTGAATTTTTCTCGGGACTTCAATGTGTACTTTCAG GCATTGCTAGAGGATGTGGGTGGCAAAAGATTGGTGCATATGTCAATCTTGGTTCATATTATCTGGTGGGAGTTCCATTCGGAATTTTGCTTGCTTTTGTTTTTCACGTCGGTGGAAag GGGCTGTGGTTTGGCATCATGTCTGCACTCGTAGTACAAGCATCTTCTCTTGGTATTATTACCATCCGCACCAACTGGGACCAAGAA GCAAAGAAAGCTACAGAACGAGTATACGACGCAGCAATTCCAAGTAATGTTGTCTCATGA
- the LOC103494163 gene encoding protein DETOXIFICATION 16-like isoform X1, translating to MVEKGAGSSLNSPLLHISEDGLISSNGVIRANDRNRRRQQVAEELKRQLWLAGPLILVGLLQYSLQMISVMFVGHLGELSLSGASMATSFATVTGFSLLMGMASALDTFCGQSYGAKQYHMLGIHMQRAMFVLSLVSIPLAVIWANTGGILKLLGQDAEIAAEAGKYAICMIPTLFAYGLLQCLNRFLQTQNVVLPMMMCSATAVLLHIPICWILIYKVGLGLRGAAIASSISYSLNVLLAMLYVKFSSLCSKSWTGFSVQAFENIPTYLRLAIPSACMVCLEMWSFELVVILSGLLPNPKLETSVLSISLNTAAVIWNISFGMSGVGSTRVSNELGAGHPAAAKLAGCVVMTMVAIQGMLVGTFFILIRNVWGYAFSNEQEVVEYLAKMLPIVAVSEFFSGLQCVLSGIARGCGWQKIGAYVNLGSYYLVGVPFGILLAFVFHVGGKGLWFGIMSALVVQASSLGIITIRTNWDQEAKKATERVYDAAIPSNVVS from the exons TTCTGAAGATGGGTTGATTTCTTCTAATGGGGTGATACGAGCAAATGATAGAAATCGCAGAAGGCAACAAGTAGCGGAGGAATTAAAGAGGCAGTTATGGCTAGCTGGGCCTTTAATATTAGTTGGTCTATTACAATATTCTTTGCAGATGATTTCCGTCATGTTCGTCGGTCATCTGGGCGAATTGTCTCTCTCTGGTGCTTCAATGGCCACTTCTTTCGCAACAGTCACTGGTTTCAGCCTATTG ATGGGGATGGCTAGTGCTTTGGATACATTTTGTGGTCAATCTTATGGAGCAAAGCAGTATCATATGCTGGGAATTCATATGCAGAGAGCTATGTTTGTTCTTTCACTTGTGAGCATCCCTCTTGCAGTTATTTGGGCTAACACGGGAGGGATTCTGAAATTACTTGGCCAAGATGCTGAAATTGCAGCTGAAGCTGGGAAATATGCCATTTGCATGATTCCGACTCTTTTTGCGTATGGTTTACTTCAATGTTTGAACAGATTCTTACAGACCCAAAACGTTGTTTTACCGATGATGATGTGTTCAGCCACAGCAGTTTTGCTTCACATCCCCATTTGTTGGATTCTTATATATAAAGTAGGACTCGGACTTCGAGGAGCAGCTATCGCTAGCTCCATCTCTTATTCGCTCAATGTGTTGCTGGCTATGCTTTATGTTAAGTTCTCTTCTTTATGTTCCAAGTCTTGGACAGGCTTTTCAGTGCAGGCTTTTGAAAACATCCCAACTTACCTTAGACTCGCAATTCCTTCGGCTTGCATGGTTTG CTTGGAAATGTGGTCATTTGAGTTGGTCGTTATCTTATCTGGGCTTCTACCAAATCCGAAATTAGAGACCTCAGTACTTTCAATTAG CCTTAATACAGCTGCAGTAATTTGGAATATCTCATTCGGCATGAGTGGTGTAGGAAG CACGCGAGTCTCAAACGAACTAGGAGCCGGCCATCCTGCAGCAGCGAAGCTAGCTGGGTGTGTAGTTATGACAATGGTTGCTATTCAGGGGATGCTTGTTGGAACTTTCTTCATTCTTATACGTAATGTTTGGGGCTATGCTTTTAGCAACGAACAAGAAGTGGTTGAATATTTAGCAAAGATGCTTCCTATAGTTGCAGTTTCTGAATTTTTCTCGGGACTTCAATGTGTACTTTCAG GCATTGCTAGAGGATGTGGGTGGCAAAAGATTGGTGCATATGTCAATCTTGGTTCATATTATCTGGTGGGAGTTCCATTCGGAATTTTGCTTGCTTTTGTTTTTCACGTCGGTGGAAag GGGCTGTGGTTTGGCATCATGTCTGCACTCGTAGTACAAGCATCTTCTCTTGGTATTATTACCATCCGCACCAACTGGGACCAAGAA GCAAAGAAAGCTACAGAACGAGTATACGACGCAGCAATTCCAAGTAATGTTGTCTCATGA
- the LOC103494163 gene encoding protein DETOXIFICATION 16-like isoform X7, with protein MASWAFNISWSITIFFADDFRHVRRSSGRIVSLWCFNGHFFRNSHWFQPIVIWANTGGILKLLGQDAEIAAEAGKYAICMIPTLFAYGLLQCLNRFLQTQNVVLPMMMCSATAVLLHIPICWILIYKVGLGLRGAAIASSISYSLNVLLAMLYVKFSSLCSKSWTGFSVQAFENIPTYLRLAIPSACMVCLEMWSFELVVILSGLLPNPKLETSVLSISLNTAAVIWNISFGMSGVGSTRVSNELGAGHPAAAKLAGCVVMTMVAIQGMLVGTFFILIRNVWGYAFSNEQEVVEYLAKMLPIVAVSEFFSGLQCVLSGIARGCGWQKIGAYVNLGSYYLVGVPFGILLAFVFHVGGKGLWFGIMSALVVQASSLGIITIRTNWDQEAKKATERVYDAAIPSNVVS; from the exons ATGGCTAGCTGGGCCTTTAATATTAGTTGGTCTATTACAATATTCTTTGCAGATGATTTCCGTCATGTTCGTCGGTCATCTGGGCGAATTGTCTCTCTCTGGTGCTTCAATGGCCACTTCTTTCGCAACAGTCACTGGTTTCAGCCTATTG TTATTTGGGCTAACACGGGAGGGATTCTGAAATTACTTGGCCAAGATGCTGAAATTGCAGCTGAAGCTGGGAAATATGCCATTTGCATGATTCCGACTCTTTTTGCGTATGGTTTACTTCAATGTTTGAACAGATTCTTACAGACCCAAAACGTTGTTTTACCGATGATGATGTGTTCAGCCACAGCAGTTTTGCTTCACATCCCCATTTGTTGGATTCTTATATATAAAGTAGGACTCGGACTTCGAGGAGCAGCTATCGCTAGCTCCATCTCTTATTCGCTCAATGTGTTGCTGGCTATGCTTTATGTTAAGTTCTCTTCTTTATGTTCCAAGTCTTGGACAGGCTTTTCAGTGCAGGCTTTTGAAAACATCCCAACTTACCTTAGACTCGCAATTCCTTCGGCTTGCATGGTTTG CTTGGAAATGTGGTCATTTGAGTTGGTCGTTATCTTATCTGGGCTTCTACCAAATCCGAAATTAGAGACCTCAGTACTTTCAATTAG CCTTAATACAGCTGCAGTAATTTGGAATATCTCATTCGGCATGAGTGGTGTAGGAAG CACGCGAGTCTCAAACGAACTAGGAGCCGGCCATCCTGCAGCAGCGAAGCTAGCTGGGTGTGTAGTTATGACAATGGTTGCTATTCAGGGGATGCTTGTTGGAACTTTCTTCATTCTTATACGTAATGTTTGGGGCTATGCTTTTAGCAACGAACAAGAAGTGGTTGAATATTTAGCAAAGATGCTTCCTATAGTTGCAGTTTCTGAATTTTTCTCGGGACTTCAATGTGTACTTTCAG GCATTGCTAGAGGATGTGGGTGGCAAAAGATTGGTGCATATGTCAATCTTGGTTCATATTATCTGGTGGGAGTTCCATTCGGAATTTTGCTTGCTTTTGTTTTTCACGTCGGTGGAAag GGGCTGTGGTTTGGCATCATGTCTGCACTCGTAGTACAAGCATCTTCTCTTGGTATTATTACCATCCGCACCAACTGGGACCAAGAA GCAAAGAAAGCTACAGAACGAGTATACGACGCAGCAATTCCAAGTAATGTTGTCTCATGA